TGGAATTATACCCTTATGAAAACACTAGGCTGGACAAACAGCTTAAATACGCGGATAAAAAGAAAATTCCTTACGCAATAATAATAGGACCAAACGAGGCGGAAAAAAACTTGGTTACTATAAAAAACTTAACCACCAAAGAGCAAAAAACCGACACTATAGAAAATATACTTACGCAAATTTCCCAATAAAATTTTTTAGTAAGGACAAAAACCACAAAAAGTCCCCCCGCCGTAGGCGGAGGGACTTTCATTCTTTAGAGAAAAGAACTAGCGCCATTTATATGGCTTTCTTTTCTCACCTCACAGCATCTTTTAGCGCTTTACCCGCCTTAAAAGCTGGAGTTTTGGTAGCGGCGATGTGAAGAGGAGCCCCTGTTTGGGGGTTTCTTCCCATTCTTGCCGCTCTGCGACGAACTTCAAAAGTGCCGAATCCAGTTAATACAACCTTTTCACCTTTTGCAAGAGCTTTGGTAACACTCTCAACAACTGCATCCACGGACCTTCCCGCGGCGGCTTTGGTTGTTCCAGAAACTTCGGCAACCATATCTACTAATTGTGTCTTTGTCATTTATTATTCACCCCCTTCCAAGATCCTATCTTTTCTTTCAATATTCCTCACCTTGCCGGTTTTTTCGTGGTAATCCACAATCACACTATTAAAAATCGCGGGTCCCTCATCCATCCAAACAAATTTTTTCTGCAAAGACGAAACAAAATTATTAAGTATTATTTCTTTTTGTACTCCCAAAACCGAATCAAGCGCCCCGACCATACCTAAATCACTAACAAACGCCGTTCCCCCGGGCATAATTCTGTTATCCGCGGTGGGTATATGCGTATGCGTACCCACAAGAACGGACACTCTGCCATCCAAATAATACGCCATAGCCACCTTCTCGCTTGTCGCTTCGGCATGAAAATCCACAAAAATTCCGTTTAATTTTTCTTTCTCAAGTTTAGCCAAAACCATATCCATCGCCTTAAACGGACATTCACTATTTCTATTTGTTTCTATAAAAGTGCGTCCCAGCAAACTAACAATGCCAAATCTGCCCAGTTTTCCTAGGTCTAAAATACCATATTCGTTTCCGGGAGAATCGGCTGTAAAATTTGCGGGTTTAATAATAAACGGTAGATTGTTAATTTCATTTTCAAATCCCTTTATACCAAAAATATGGTCTCCGCTTGTAAAAAAGTCCACGCCACAATTGAGCAGTTCTCTTAAAGTGGCTGTTGTAACGCCCCTTCCGCCAGCGATATTATCACTATTGGCAATGCACAGGCTGATATTATCACCTTTTTTTATGGTTGGCAATAGATTTGCTATAGTACGGCGACCTAAACTGCCAACTATATCTCCAATAAAAAGTATTTTCATCTTATTTTGCTATTTCCGAAACCCGCAAATCCCTAATTACCAAAACTTTAACCGTGCCGGGATAGGTTTGCTCCTTCTCAATTTTTTCGGCAATGTCGTGCGCCAACTTTACCGCTTTTTCATCTGAAACCTCTTCCGGTTTAACTATAACTCTAAGCTCTCTGCCCGCCGAAACGGCAAAAGCTTTTCCCACCCCCTTAAAACCAAGCGCCGCCTCTTCCAAATCTTTCATTCTTTTTACATAGTCGCCCAAATCAACATA
This window of the Patescibacteria group bacterium genome carries:
- a CDS encoding HU family DNA-binding protein, whose product is MTKTQLVDMVAEVSGTTKAAAGRSVDAVVESVTKALAKGEKVVLTGFGTFEVRRRAARMGRNPQTGAPLHIAATKTPAFKAGKALKDAVR
- a CDS encoding YmdB family metallophosphoesterase, with product MKILFIGDIVGSLGRRTIANLLPTIKKGDNISLCIANSDNIAGGRGVTTATLRELLNCGVDFFTSGDHIFGIKGFENEINNLPFIIKPANFTADSPGNEYGILDLGKLGRFGIVSLLGRTFIETNRNSECPFKAMDMVLAKLEKEKLNGIFVDFHAEATSEKVAMAYYLDGRVSVLVGTHTHIPTADNRIMPGGTAFVSDLGMVGALDSVLGVQKEIILNNFVSSLQKKFVWMDEGPAIFNSVIVDYHEKTGKVRNIERKDRILEGGE